A window of Candidatus Binataceae bacterium genomic DNA:
TACAAGGGACAGTTGGTCTGCATGACCTATCCCGAGATCGGCAACGTGGGTATCAACCCGGAAGATGCGGAGTCCTCGCGCATCTTCGTCGACGGCTTTATCGTCAAGGAGCACTGGCCGGTCCCTTCCAACTGGCGGGCGCAGATGCCGCTGGATGAATACCTGCGGCAGGCCGCGGTGGTGGGGATCGAGGGTATCGACACCCGTGCCCTGGTGCGCCATCTGCGCACCCACGGCGCACAGGAAGGGATAATTTCCAGCCGGGATCTCGATCCGCAAAGCCTGGTGCGCAAGGCTCAGGCTTCGCCCGGGTTGGTCGGGCGCGATCTGGTCAAGGAAGTGACCTGTCAAGCGGCCTACGACTGGAGCGAGGGCCACTGGGCACTGAATGGCGGCTATCGACAGGCGCAAGCGAAGTCCGACGCTCCGCTGGTAGTCGCGCTCGATTATGGGATTAAGCGCAACATCCTGCGATGCTTGGTCGAGACCGGCTTCCGGGTCAGGGTGCTGCCTGCGCACAGCAGCGCGGCCCAGATCATGGCCCACAATCCCGATGGAATCTTCCTATCCAACGGCCCGGCCGACCCGGCGGCGGTCCCTTATGCCCGTCAGGCGGTGGCCGACTTGTTGGGTAAGCGACCGATCTTCGGTATCTGCCTAGGCCATCAGATCCTGGGACTAGCTTTGGGCGGTCGCACTTACAAGCTGGGTTTTGGCCATCATGGCGCCAACCATCCGGTAAAGGATCTGGCCAGCGGTCGGGTGGAGATCACGGCTCAGAATCACGGTTTCGCCTTGGATGGCGATTCGCTGGCGGGGCGCGCCGCGATTTCGCATGTCAATCTCAACGACCACACGGTCGAGGGGCTGCATGGCCAGGGGCTGCCCTGCTTTTCGGTCCAGTATCATCCCGAGGCCTCGCCCGGCCCGCATGATGCCGCCTACTTGTTCGTACGCTTCCGCCGGCTAGTCGAGGCCTTCACGCGCCACGGTGCGGCGGCTTTGGAACGGGTGATGGAAATGGAAGGGGAGAAGCGCTAGCCGCTCGTGCCACGACGTAAAGATTTGAAATCGCTACTACTCATCGGCTCTGGTCCGATCGTAATCGGCCAAGCCTGTGAATTTGACTACTCCGGAACCCAGGCCCTCAAGGCCTTGCGCGAAGAAGGATTGCGCCTGATTCTGCTCAACTCCAATCCGGCCACCATCATGACCGATCCGGAATTCGCCGATCGTACCTATATCGAGCCGATGACCGTGACCAGCGTGGAGCAGATCATCGCCCGCGAGCGGCCCGATGCATTGCTACCCACCTTGGGTGGACAGACTGCGCTCAACTTGACCCTGGAGTTGGCCGAGGCTGGAGTGCTGGAGCGTCATGGGGTGGAGCTGATCGGCGCCAGTATCGCGGCGATCAAGAAGGCCGAAGACCGCGATCTGTTCAAGCAGGCGATGGTGCGAATTGGGCTTGAAGTGCCCCAATCGGCTGCGGTCCATAGCGTGGCCGAAGCTGAATCAGCCCGTGCGCGGTTGGGCTTGCCGCTTATCATCCGCCCCTCGCGCACTTTGGGTGGCACCGGCGGATCTATTGCGCGCGATGAAACCGACTTGCGGGCCAAGGTGGCTTGGGGATTGGCCGCCTCACCCAGCCACGAAGTGCTGCTGGAAGAATCGGTGGAAGGGTGGAAGGAATTCGAGCTGGAGGTGATGCGCGACCAGGCCGACAACGTGGTCATCGTATGCTCGATCGAGAACCTCGATCCGATGGGGGTGCATACGGGGGATTCGATCACGGTGGCTCCCGCCCAGACCCTGACTGACAAGGAATATCAGATCATGCGCGACGCCGCCCTGCGCATTATCCGCGAGATCGGGGTTGATACGGGCGGCTCCAATATCCAGTTCGCGATCGATCCACGCAGTGGCCGGATGGTCGTTATCGAGATGAATCCACGGGTCTCGCGCAGTTCGGCACTGGCCTCTAAGGCGACGGGCTTTCCGATCGCCAAAATCGCCGCGCGCCTGGCGGTGGGCTATCGCCTTGACGAAATTGCCAACGACATCACGCGTCAGACCCCGGCCTGCTTCGAGCCTACCATCGACTACGTCGTGACCAAGATTCCGCGCTTTACCTTTGAGAAGTTTCCTGGCTCCCTCGACGAGTTGGGACCGCAGATGAAATCGGTGGGCGAGGTAATGGCGATGGG
This region includes:
- the carA gene encoding glutamine-hydrolyzing carbamoyl-phosphate synthase small subunit, coding for MSSKQPALLALADGRVFHGFAFGAIGESCGEVVFNTAMTGYQEVLTDPSYKGQLVCMTYPEIGNVGINPEDAESSRIFVDGFIVKEHWPVPSNWRAQMPLDEYLRQAAVVGIEGIDTRALVRHLRTHGAQEGIISSRDLDPQSLVRKAQASPGLVGRDLVKEVTCQAAYDWSEGHWALNGGYRQAQAKSDAPLVVALDYGIKRNILRCLVETGFRVRVLPAHSSAAQIMAHNPDGIFLSNGPADPAAVPYARQAVADLLGKRPIFGICLGHQILGLALGGRTYKLGFGHHGANHPVKDLASGRVEITAQNHGFALDGDSLAGRAAISHVNLNDHTVEGLHGQGLPCFSVQYHPEASPGPHDAAYLFVRFRRLVEAFTRHGAAALERVMEMEGEKR